A genomic window from Fulvitalea axinellae includes:
- a CDS encoding homoserine kinase yields the protein MADLDFERLLKSYDLGVFINAKRLSSGFANENYRLETDKGVFLARLCKQQPLENIEYELWVLKGLKSLDFPAAYPIARKDGSLISDSSAGYFVFYDFISGSEPEANIETAKEIGNASAKIGLFPNPEEKIKQNYLDWECCEQVLARIPESKNPKPDIFDFYIEQTEKLREAYHADLPKGLVHGDIFTDNTLFNGNKLSAIIDFEEACYENLLFEVGVAINGFCFKENRLSSELLDSYLNEYQKIRPLSSEELKWLPDYIKRGAHAMLTWHLQNDLVDVPNERQESRVRELCDRINLLESDLQEIIL from the coding sequence ATGGCGGATTTAGATTTTGAACGACTTCTCAAGTCATATGATTTGGGAGTATTTATAAACGCCAAAAGGCTGTCTTCCGGTTTCGCAAATGAAAATTACCGGTTGGAAACCGATAAGGGAGTTTTTCTGGCGAGGCTTTGCAAACAGCAACCACTCGAAAATATCGAATACGAACTTTGGGTTTTAAAAGGCCTTAAAAGCCTTGATTTCCCAGCCGCTTATCCTATCGCCAGAAAAGACGGATCGTTAATTTCGGATTCATCCGCTGGGTATTTCGTTTTTTACGATTTTATATCGGGATCGGAACCTGAAGCGAATATCGAAACCGCAAAAGAGATAGGAAACGCTTCCGCGAAAATCGGGTTGTTTCCCAATCCGGAAGAGAAGATAAAACAGAATTATCTCGACTGGGAATGCTGTGAGCAGGTACTGGCCAGAATTCCGGAGTCCAAAAACCCAAAGCCGGATATATTCGATTTCTATATTGAACAAACGGAAAAACTCAGGGAGGCATATCACGCCGATTTACCGAAAGGCTTGGTACATGGCGATATTTTTACGGATAATACCCTTTTTAACGGAAATAAACTTAGCGCTATTATCGACTTTGAAGAGGCTTGTTATGAGAATCTTCTTTTTGAAGTCGGCGTGGCTATAAATGGATTCTGTTTTAAGGAAAATAGGCTCTCTTCCGAATTGCTTGATTCTTATTTGAATGAATACCAAAAGATAAGACCGTTAAGTTCCGAAGAATTAAAATGGCTACCGGATTATATCAAAAGAGGTGCTCATGCCATGCTGACTTGGCATTTGCAAAACGATCTTGTAGACGTTCCGAACGAAAGGCAGGAATCAAGAGTAAGGGAGCTTTGCGATAGGATAAATCTGTTGGAGTCGGACCTTCAAGAAATTATATTATAA
- a CDS encoding anaerobic sulfatase-maturation protein — MEDLTRPTQRPKAFHIMSKPMGPICNLDCTYCYYLEKENLYSKTDKFRMSGPVLEEYIRQNIESQEVPVVEFAWQGGEPTLLGVDYFRKVVELQKKYANGKQITNAFQTNGTLLNDEWGEFFAKEQFLIGLSVDGPEELHDPFRYNKGGKGSFEQVMRGLGYLKKHGAEFNTLTVVNSLNQEHPLKVYNFLKEIGSTFMQFIPIVERIADDAEVDLQLVNPTYKGGARVAEWSVDGKQYGVFLSKIFDEWVRKDVGKHFVQIVDIALSGWLGMEPPLCIFKKDCGEALVMEHNGDVYSCDHFVYPEYKLGNILERPLHSMVWSKPQKRFGEDKSATLTRQCQDCEVRFVCNGGCPKNRVGKSIHDEFGQNYLCEGYYHFFKHIDPYMRFMANELRNERPPANVMEWVRAQDQSNTTFIPPKPKQEGQARAIGRNSSCPCGSGKRYKRCCGKK, encoded by the coding sequence ATGGAAGATTTGACTAGACCTACCCAAAGGCCGAAGGCATTCCACATTATGTCGAAGCCGATGGGGCCTATATGCAATCTGGATTGCACTTATTGTTACTATCTGGAGAAAGAGAACCTTTATAGCAAGACGGACAAATTCAGGATGTCCGGGCCCGTGCTGGAAGAATATATAAGACAGAATATCGAGTCACAGGAGGTTCCGGTTGTAGAGTTTGCCTGGCAGGGCGGTGAGCCTACGTTGCTGGGTGTCGATTATTTCCGCAAAGTGGTGGAACTTCAGAAAAAGTACGCCAACGGAAAACAGATCACCAACGCTTTCCAGACCAACGGCACGCTTTTGAATGACGAGTGGGGAGAATTCTTCGCTAAAGAGCAATTCCTTATCGGACTTTCTGTGGACGGACCGGAGGAACTTCATGATCCTTTCCGCTATAACAAAGGTGGCAAGGGAAGTTTCGAGCAAGTGATGCGTGGTCTTGGCTATTTGAAAAAACACGGGGCGGAGTTCAATACGCTGACCGTGGTAAACTCGTTGAACCAAGAGCATCCGCTGAAGGTATATAACTTCCTGAAGGAAATCGGCAGTACGTTTATGCAATTTATTCCTATTGTGGAACGAATAGCGGATGACGCCGAAGTGGATCTTCAACTTGTGAATCCGACTTACAAAGGTGGCGCCCGTGTGGCCGAATGGTCGGTTGACGGGAAGCAGTATGGCGTTTTTCTCTCGAAAATCTTCGACGAATGGGTGCGTAAGGATGTCGGAAAACATTTCGTACAGATTGTGGACATCGCCTTGTCGGGGTGGTTGGGCATGGAACCGCCGTTGTGCATATTCAAAAAGGATTGTGGAGAGGCACTGGTAATGGAACACAACGGAGACGTTTATTCTTGTGACCACTTCGTTTATCCGGAATACAAGCTTGGAAATATCCTCGAAAGACCTCTGCACTCGATGGTTTGGTCAAAACCTCAGAAACGTTTCGGCGAAGATAAAAGCGCTACGCTTACCCGCCAGTGCCAAGACTGCGAAGTACGGTTTGTATGTAACGGGGGATGTCCGAAAAACCGTGTCGGGAAATCTATCCATGACGAATTCGGGCAGAATTACCTTTGCGAAGGATATTACCATTTCTTCAAGCATATCGATCCGTATATGCGTTTTATGGCGAACGAACTTCGTAACGAACGTCCGCCGGCAAACGTGATGGAATGGGTAAGGGCCCAAGACCAATCGAACACCACTTTTATCCCGCCAAAACCGAAGCAGGAGGGACAAGCCAGAGCGATCGGCCGTAACAGTAGCTGTCCGTGCGGTAGCGGAAAACGCTATAAGCGTTGTTGCGGAAAAAAATAA
- a CDS encoding DUF4302 domain-containing protein, giving the protein MRKHINIWLLLLAFVAFSCQDEDAEIFDEAPETRIANLIAEYNGVLQKPDKGWKMVYSPAPGYGAFTVLVKFKADGLVELTADINGYEQGKESHYRVGSSQLPELVFETHTVFHELYELGQSTFGAEFEFYFDSVEDNKVMVRSKSDSQNNPTQIEMIPATEQDWQLMSKRIEYAKYLEGLPYFTYMTIGENTFDVQTNTLVRLLTLETVTEGKTTGQKTNVPYALTTEGLVTMADAQLPGGGVLPAGTLIGSDDLTATTLNIKSPEGQEIGQMISAHYVPYGFYSNPFQGYDVGSFGDFDPSFFASLSDVTSMAVTSAFQSIILVDRATGEFTQSFDKVEQIPEYVILRILWNFQTGEGLLALMLRNDAGESRFETLPIAVQSDAATSRARVLPTGGHSFSEENLAAIAPFLNQFLGKFFTVKFASRRAYSNAYVFNFDWISADNSADRITWQSIYFYP; this is encoded by the coding sequence ATGAGAAAACATATAAATATATGGCTGTTACTCTTGGCTTTCGTCGCCTTTTCCTGCCAGGACGAGGACGCCGAAATCTTTGACGAGGCCCCCGAAACAAGAATCGCCAACCTGATCGCCGAGTACAACGGCGTGTTGCAAAAGCCTGACAAAGGCTGGAAGATGGTTTACTCGCCCGCACCGGGTTACGGAGCGTTTACGGTGTTGGTAAAATTCAAAGCCGACGGCCTTGTGGAACTCACCGCCGACATCAACGGCTACGAGCAAGGCAAAGAGTCTCATTACCGTGTGGGCAGTTCGCAATTGCCCGAACTCGTTTTCGAAACGCATACGGTATTCCACGAACTTTACGAACTCGGGCAAAGTACCTTCGGTGCTGAATTCGAATTCTATTTCGACAGCGTGGAAGACAACAAGGTTATGGTTAGGAGCAAATCCGATAGCCAGAACAACCCGACGCAGATAGAAATGATACCGGCCACGGAGCAGGATTGGCAATTGATGAGCAAGCGTATCGAATACGCCAAATACCTCGAAGGCCTTCCCTATTTCACGTACATGACCATAGGCGAAAACACTTTTGATGTTCAAACCAATACGTTGGTCAGGTTGCTAACTTTGGAAACTGTCACAGAGGGCAAAACCACCGGGCAAAAAACAAATGTCCCATACGCTTTGACCACGGAAGGCTTGGTGACAATGGCCGACGCCCAACTTCCCGGCGGTGGCGTATTGCCGGCCGGAACCCTTATCGGCAGTGATGACCTGACCGCTACGACACTAAATATCAAGAGCCCGGAAGGCCAAGAAATCGGCCAGATGATAAGCGCCCATTATGTTCCGTACGGTTTCTATTCGAATCCGTTCCAAGGGTATGATGTCGGGTCATTCGGGGATTTCGATCCTTCATTCTTCGCCAGTCTTTCGGATGTAACCAGTATGGCCGTCACCTCTGCGTTTCAGTCCATTATATTGGTTGACCGGGCCACCGGCGAGTTCACCCAATCTTTCGATAAGGTTGAGCAAATTCCTGAATACGTGATTCTCAGAATACTCTGGAACTTCCAAACAGGCGAAGGCCTATTGGCATTGATGTTACGTAACGATGCCGGGGAGTCACGCTTCGAGACCCTCCCGATTGCCGTACAATCGGATGCGGCAACAAGCAGGGCTAGAGTTCTTCCGACAGGTGGCCATAGCTTCTCCGAAGAAAACCTTGCCGCAATCGCTCCATTTCTCAATCAATTCCTCGGGAAATTCTTTACCGTAAAATTCGCTTCTCGTCGAGCTTACAGCAACGCATACGTCTTTAATTTCGATTGGATAAGCGCCGATAACAGCGCCGACAGGATCACGTGGCAGTCAATCTATTTCTATCCTTAA
- a CDS encoding substrate import-associated zinc metallohydrolase lipoprotein, translating into MKKISKHIKRLPLLLVPILIGLQGCYEDESITLGDLPTQTAPVTNLDKFLFAEFQQKHNCMVRYKFVDRYVDDSKRVTPPDKDIVGPYMTFVRDYWAGPFYQTDAGSNELIHKHYPAEIVLIGSPMYNQDGTVTLGTADAGVRITLTEVNNFNLNNTSWIRRQLHVMQHEFTHIIHQNYDLPNGYQKISEGDYSGPAWTIKTDEEMLKLGFVTPYASNNPNEDFAELVAHILTMGADGFNAKYIDITGETDPDIIKGKLTIKEKYESAVKYYREKLNIDLENLQANAWAKITGTSQSN; encoded by the coding sequence ATGAAAAAAATATCGAAACATATAAAAAGGCTACCGCTCCTGTTGGTCCCGATTTTAATCGGATTACAAGGTTGCTATGAAGACGAATCCATTACATTAGGCGACCTACCGACCCAAACAGCTCCGGTAACCAATCTTGACAAGTTTCTCTTTGCGGAGTTCCAGCAAAAACACAATTGCATGGTGCGCTACAAGTTCGTTGACCGCTACGTTGACGATTCGAAGAGAGTCACCCCGCCGGACAAGGATATCGTAGGACCGTACATGACGTTTGTGCGCGACTATTGGGCCGGGCCGTTTTACCAAACCGATGCCGGAAGCAACGAGCTTATCCATAAGCATTATCCGGCCGAAATCGTCTTGATCGGTTCGCCGATGTATAACCAAGACGGAACCGTGACGCTCGGTACCGCCGACGCAGGCGTTAGGATTACCCTGACCGAAGTGAATAACTTCAATTTGAACAACACTAGCTGGATACGTCGCCAATTGCATGTGATGCAACACGAATTCACGCATATAATCCACCAGAATTACGATTTGCCTAACGGCTACCAGAAGATTTCCGAAGGGGATTACAGCGGTCCGGCCTGGACTATCAAAACCGACGAGGAAATGCTGAAACTGGGCTTTGTGACACCTTACGCTTCCAATAATCCCAATGAGGATTTCGCAGAACTGGTAGCGCATATCCTCACCATGGGAGCCGATGGGTTCAACGCCAAGTACATCGATATTACCGGAGAAACGGATCCCGATATTATCAAAGGAAAGCTCACGATCAAGGAAAAATATGAGTCCGCCGTGAAATACTATCGCGAAAAACTCAATATCGACCTCGAGAACCTACAAGCTAACGCTTGGGCAAAAATAACGGGAACTTCTCAATCAAACTAA
- a CDS encoding RagB/SusD family nutrient uptake outer membrane protein, whose amino-acid sequence MKKIKYIITGMLLAGLGACSSFLDEVPDNRVEINDLDKAAELTASAYSQGAYLFTEWMSDNADRVQGIGIEDVVDDAYRWQDGSTDGQDSPEYFWNQTYTAIAHANEVLAVIDNLPGNEEKRNAIRGEALVTRAYHHFLLVSIFAKTYNSQTSASDLGIPYVTEPERELIKNYDRGTVAGVYEKISQDLEEGIPLIRDEFYKGTGKYHFTAAAAHAFASRFYLFMGDLAKSVQHANTVLGQDPSSMIRDYPKIIDDQQGGTHLTQLYTSPDEPANLLLVYKHTVYLYQSRHGYGLSTPLFNDIFLGGGPTGGTDSRLELYFSLASGAGVRFPKYEYLFEKENLASETGLPTTAQVELRGEEVVFNRMEAMSHITGITKDTVYLAVAVNDMNAFIAKRYKGAGKLAISDLWNTVIADEGFEPDYIPTAADTAKLNGEMANLMLGLTIGEKRKEFVQEGQRWWDVLRYGIPVSHNTAVSGEAPLVLAPDDPRRVVQIPKPATALGLPANPR is encoded by the coding sequence ATGAAGAAAATAAAATATATAATTACCGGAATGCTTTTGGCCGGACTCGGGGCCTGCTCCAGCTTTTTGGACGAAGTCCCCGACAACCGTGTCGAAATCAACGATCTGGACAAAGCCGCCGAGCTAACCGCCAGCGCTTACTCGCAAGGCGCTTACCTGTTCACGGAATGGATGAGTGACAACGCCGACAGAGTTCAAGGCATCGGTATTGAAGACGTGGTGGACGACGCCTACCGTTGGCAAGACGGCTCGACTGACGGACAGGACTCTCCGGAATATTTCTGGAACCAGACCTATACGGCCATCGCCCACGCTAACGAGGTGCTTGCGGTTATAGACAACCTTCCCGGAAACGAGGAAAAACGGAACGCTATCCGCGGTGAGGCTTTGGTTACTCGAGCTTACCATCACTTTCTGTTGGTCTCGATATTCGCCAAAACTTACAATAGCCAGACTTCGGCCTCCGATCTCGGAATTCCTTACGTAACGGAACCGGAACGAGAGCTCATCAAGAATTATGATCGAGGTACCGTCGCTGGCGTTTACGAGAAGATCTCCCAAGACTTGGAAGAAGGGATACCTTTGATACGTGACGAGTTTTATAAAGGCACGGGCAAATATCACTTCACTGCCGCGGCCGCTCACGCTTTCGCAAGCAGATTTTATCTGTTTATGGGGGATTTGGCAAAGTCGGTACAACATGCTAATACTGTTCTTGGCCAAGACCCAAGCAGCATGATTCGGGACTACCCAAAGATCATCGATGATCAACAGGGAGGTACACACCTCACGCAACTGTATACGTCACCTGACGAACCTGCAAACCTTCTGCTTGTCTACAAGCATACCGTCTACCTATACCAATCCAGACACGGATACGGGCTTTCTACCCCGTTATTCAACGATATATTTTTGGGCGGAGGCCCTACGGGCGGTACGGATTCCAGATTGGAATTATACTTCTCCTTGGCCTCTGGAGCTGGTGTTCGTTTTCCCAAATACGAGTATTTATTCGAAAAGGAAAATCTAGCCTCTGAGACTGGTCTACCCACCACAGCGCAAGTTGAGTTGAGAGGGGAAGAAGTAGTGTTCAACCGTATGGAGGCTATGAGCCATATCACAGGCATCACAAAAGACACCGTGTACCTTGCCGTGGCTGTTAACGACATGAACGCCTTTATCGCAAAACGCTACAAAGGGGCCGGCAAGCTTGCGATCTCCGATCTTTGGAACACCGTTATTGCCGACGAAGGCTTCGAACCCGACTATATCCCAACGGCCGCGGACACAGCAAAACTCAACGGCGAAATGGCAAACTTGATGTTGGGTCTTACGATCGGCGAAAAAAGGAAAGAGTTTGTACAAGAAGGTCAACGCTGGTGGGATGTGCTCCGCTACGGAATCCCCGTATCGCACAACACTGCCGTAAGCGGAGAAGCGCCTTTAGTACTCGCTCCCGACGATCCCCGCAGAGTGGTGCAGATTCCGAAACCCGCGACAGCTTTAGGGCTTCCTGCCAACCCAAGGTAA
- a CDS encoding SusC/RagA family TonB-linked outer membrane protein, protein MVKPLSFLKSKKWLLCTGIYLGCSMAPAFPPMAFANGERSEKPQQTKKTVRGKVLDENGEGLPGATVSIQSSGIGVATGLNGEFSLEASGSDIIVFKFIGYQDVTRPASALFGKEFSIRLEPEAKLLKDVVVTGFQEVDRKLFTGAAAFVSMKDVKIEGVPDASRMLEGRVAGVSVDNVSGSFGTAPRILIRGNASLNGSNKPLWVVDGVVVEDIVEVSSDDLSSGDARTLISSSIAGLNPDDIASFEVLKDASATALYGARAMNGVIAVTTKRGKSGRTSVNYSGSYSLRRRPHYGQFNIMNSQQEMSVYRDLVNKGWIDATTAARAKNFGVVGKMYDLIAKKQIPWDYDGLGNNDFLRQYEGANTDWFDLLFKDSFTQQHSVSLTSGNEKSRYYVSLGYLNDNGQTVADEVERYTLSTRADFNVTDKFDVGINLTGSIRDQKAPGTTSREFNAIDGTFTREFDINPLGYALNTARSMRPYDSDGELEYFRRNYAPFNIINELNNNYLGIDVMDLSLQADLKYAITDNLKISSTLQYRRAATRREHRIKDKSNQAEAYRANSTQIISDANQYLFTDPDKPNTNPQSILPSGGFYNLSENILDSYYVRNLISWDPKIGDAHEFAILAGQEIRLANRQESGFDGWGFQYERGGVVVTNPQAIRANVLNGNDYFDMREFRDRFMGLFFSAGYTFRQKYMLNFTTRYDGSNQLGKTNKSRFFPTWNVSGAWNISEEGFMESVDWIDRLKVKATYGLSGSMGPLTAAELDTRGVVPQRPTIGDRETVLAIQNLANEDLTWEKLNEFNAGVEFDLFQGRIGGGVEFYQRRSHDLIGYVETSGIGGQGNKLGNRFDMDSHGIELTLNATPLEIGDFSWATSVTWGYNKNEITSLDLAPTIASAVKAEGDAMLGKARRGLYSVRYAGLNNQGIPTFYGAEGKVVQEIYLQDRIDEFQELTYEGSVDPIANGGWVNSFRYGRFSLMVNITYRYGNKIRLNDLYPRSFDDFSALPKEFADRWALPGDEAVTDIPAIVDRRTDLNIGNAGVNPFQLYNKSDIRVADGSFVRLKNVTVSYTLSPALLERLGLRTGKISLQGNNLALLYSDDKLNGQDPEFFNSGGVALPVPTMYTMSVNFGF, encoded by the coding sequence ATGGTAAAACCACTATCTTTTTTAAAAAGCAAAAAGTGGCTACTCTGCACGGGTATTTACCTTGGCTGTAGTATGGCACCGGCCTTTCCGCCAATGGCCTTTGCTAATGGGGAACGATCCGAAAAGCCCCAACAGACCAAGAAAACCGTAAGAGGTAAAGTCCTTGACGAAAACGGCGAAGGCCTACCCGGCGCCACCGTTTCGATCCAATCGTCCGGCATAGGCGTAGCCACAGGACTCAACGGAGAATTTTCACTGGAAGCCTCCGGGTCTGATATTATCGTATTCAAATTCATCGGATACCAAGACGTAACCCGCCCGGCTTCGGCCTTGTTCGGAAAGGAATTCTCAATCCGGCTGGAACCCGAAGCGAAGTTGCTCAAAGACGTCGTTGTGACGGGATTCCAAGAGGTGGACAGAAAGCTGTTTACGGGAGCCGCCGCTTTCGTTTCAATGAAAGACGTTAAGATCGAGGGCGTACCCGATGCGTCACGAATGCTCGAAGGCCGAGTAGCCGGTGTTTCCGTCGATAATGTTTCAGGAAGTTTCGGTACCGCACCTCGTATCCTGATCCGTGGTAACGCCTCGCTCAACGGCTCAAACAAACCCCTCTGGGTTGTGGACGGCGTTGTGGTCGAAGACATCGTGGAAGTCAGTTCGGACGACCTCTCATCCGGCGACGCGCGCACGCTGATCAGTTCCAGCATCGCGGGCCTGAACCCCGACGATATCGCTTCTTTCGAGGTTCTGAAAGACGCATCGGCCACCGCACTTTACGGTGCCCGAGCCATGAACGGCGTAATCGCCGTAACGACCAAACGAGGCAAGAGCGGACGGACTTCCGTAAATTATTCGGGAAGTTATTCCCTGCGTCGCCGGCCTCATTACGGGCAATTCAACATCATGAATTCCCAGCAGGAAATGTCCGTTTACCGTGATTTGGTAAACAAAGGCTGGATCGATGCGACCACTGCGGCCAGAGCCAAAAACTTCGGCGTAGTCGGAAAAATGTACGATCTGATAGCCAAGAAACAGATTCCTTGGGATTATGACGGGCTCGGCAACAATGATTTCCTGCGCCAATACGAAGGAGCGAATACCGATTGGTTCGATCTTCTTTTTAAAGATTCCTTTACGCAACAGCATTCCGTAAGCTTGACATCGGGCAACGAAAAATCCCGCTACTATGTCTCGCTCGGTTACCTTAACGACAACGGCCAAACCGTCGCCGACGAAGTGGAACGCTATACGCTCTCGACAAGGGCCGACTTCAACGTCACGGACAAGTTCGATGTGGGAATAAACCTTACCGGAAGCATCCGCGACCAAAAAGCGCCGGGCACCACCAGCCGTGAATTCAACGCCATTGACGGAACATTCACCCGCGAATTCGACATCAACCCGTTGGGTTACGCCCTAAATACGGCCAGAAGCATGAGGCCTTACGACTCAGATGGAGAGTTGGAGTATTTCAGGCGCAATTACGCTCCTTTCAACATCATCAATGAATTGAACAACAACTATTTGGGAATCGACGTAATGGACCTCTCGCTCCAAGCGGATTTGAAGTACGCCATTACTGACAACCTGAAAATCAGCTCAACACTCCAATACCGTCGGGCGGCGACTCGCCGGGAGCATCGGATTAAAGATAAATCGAACCAAGCGGAGGCTTACAGAGCCAATTCGACCCAGATAATCAGTGACGCCAACCAGTATCTGTTTACGGACCCTGACAAGCCGAATACCAATCCGCAAAGCATCCTTCCTTCTGGCGGGTTCTACAATCTTTCGGAAAATATTCTGGATAGTTACTATGTCAGAAACCTGATTTCTTGGGATCCAAAGATCGGAGACGCGCACGAATTCGCCATCCTCGCCGGGCAAGAAATTCGATTGGCCAACCGCCAAGAAAGCGGTTTTGACGGATGGGGATTCCAATACGAACGCGGTGGCGTGGTTGTCACTAACCCGCAAGCTATCCGGGCCAATGTATTGAACGGAAACGATTACTTTGACATGCGCGAGTTCCGCGACCGTTTTATGGGCTTGTTCTTCTCGGCCGGATATACTTTCCGCCAAAAATACATGCTCAACTTCACCACACGCTACGACGGGTCAAACCAATTGGGAAAAACCAACAAGTCCCGTTTCTTCCCCACTTGGAATGTCAGTGGCGCCTGGAACATTTCCGAAGAAGGATTCATGGAGTCCGTCGATTGGATCGACAGGCTGAAAGTAAAAGCCACTTACGGACTTTCCGGAAGTATGGGGCCTCTCACAGCCGCCGAGCTTGACACAAGAGGCGTAGTACCGCAACGCCCGACAATCGGCGACCGGGAAACCGTTCTCGCAATCCAGAATCTGGCGAATGAAGATCTTACTTGGGAAAAACTCAACGAATTCAACGCCGGCGTGGAGTTCGACCTGTTCCAAGGCCGAATCGGCGGTGGAGTGGAGTTTTACCAGCGCCGTTCACATGATCTGATCGGCTATGTCGAAACTTCAGGTATCGGCGGACAAGGCAACAAACTCGGAAACCGATTCGATATGGATTCGCACGGTATTGAGCTTACGCTGAATGCCACGCCACTTGAAATCGGCGATTTTTCTTGGGCCACCAGCGTGACTTGGGGTTATAACAAAAACGAAATCACTAGTCTCGACCTTGCGCCTACAATCGCTTCAGCGGTAAAAGCTGAAGGCGATGCCATGCTGGGCAAAGCTCGTCGCGGACTTTACTCCGTCCGCTACGCAGGGCTAAACAACCAAGGCATTCCAACTTTCTACGGGGCGGAAGGAAAAGTAGTCCAGGAAATTTATCTGCAAGATCGCATCGACGAATTCCAAGAACTGACTTACGAAGGCTCAGTAGACCCGATCGCCAACGGAGGTTGGGTAAACAGCTTCCGCTACGGACGCTTCAGCCTCATGGTCAATATCACTTACAGATACGGCAACAAAATCAGGCTGAATGACCTTTATCCCCGTTCATTCGATGATTTCAGCGCCTTGCCAAAAGAATTCGCAGACCGCTGGGCACTTCCTGGCGACGAGGCCGTCACCGATATTCCCGCAATCGTAGACCGACGAACGGATCTGAATATCGGCAATGCCGGCGTCAACCCATTCCAGCTCTATAACAAGTCGGACATCCGTGTCGCCGACGGTTCTTTTGTTCGACTCAAAAACGTGACCGTCTCCTACACTTTATCCCCAGCCCTACTGGAAAGACTCGGATTGCGCACAGGAAAAATCTCATTGCAAGGCAACAACTTGGCGCTTCTGTATTCGGATGACAAGCTAAACGGACAAGATCCCGAATTCTTCAACTCAGGCGGTGTGGCACTGCCCGTCCCGACCATGTATACCATGAGTGTGAATTTCGGATTCTGA
- a CDS encoding class I fructose-bisphosphate aldolase, which translates to MKNNIINTLSGDEYEALLSHECKLSAQSLHLPGSDFIERVFMPSDRNIGTLVNLRRLFAHGHLANTGYLSILPVDQGVEHSAGASFAPNPMYFDPENIFRLALEAGCNGVASSLGVLSAVARKYSHRIPLILKLNHNELLSYPNRYDQKVLATVKQAKDMGCAGVGATVYFGSIESGRQMREVSELFSMAHDEGMFTILWCYLRNESFGQYTTAADLTGQANHLGATIGADIIKQKQPERNGGYEELNFGVYDKRMYSELCTEHPIDMTRYQVLNCYSGRAGLINSGGGSGKTDLADAVRTAIINKRAGGMGLICGRKAFQKPLKEGVELLRMVQEVYLDPEITVAK; encoded by the coding sequence ATGAAAAATAATATAATAAACACCCTTTCGGGTGACGAATATGAAGCGTTATTGAGCCACGAGTGCAAGCTCTCCGCACAGTCTTTGCACCTGCCCGGATCGGATTTTATTGAGCGAGTTTTTATGCCTTCGGATAGAAATATCGGAACCTTGGTGAATCTTAGAAGGCTTTTCGCTCATGGCCATTTGGCGAATACTGGCTATTTGTCGATTCTTCCGGTAGACCAAGGCGTGGAACACTCGGCGGGTGCGTCTTTTGCTCCGAACCCTATGTATTTCGATCCGGAAAATATTTTTAGATTGGCTTTGGAAGCGGGTTGTAATGGCGTGGCGAGTTCTTTGGGTGTATTGTCGGCGGTCGCCAGGAAATATTCGCATAGAATCCCGCTGATTCTCAAACTCAACCATAATGAGTTGCTCAGCTACCCAAACAGGTACGACCAAAAAGTGCTGGCTACGGTAAAGCAAGCGAAGGATATGGGATGTGCTGGCGTAGGCGCAACGGTTTATTTCGGCTCGATAGAGTCGGGGAGGCAAATGCGGGAAGTGTCGGAGTTATTTTCCATGGCCCATGATGAGGGGATGTTTACGATTTTGTGGTGTTACTTGCGTAATGAATCGTTTGGACAATATACCACAGCCGCTGATCTGACCGGGCAAGCCAATCATTTGGGGGCGACCATTGGGGCGGATATAATAAAACAGAAACAGCCGGAAAGAAACGGAGGCTATGAAGAGCTGAATTTTGGAGTTTATGATAAGCGAATGTATTCGGAGCTGTGTACGGAGCATCCGATTGATATGACGCGTTATCAGGTCTTGAATTGTTATTCGGGCCGTGCGGGATTGATTAATTCTGGCGGAGGCTCCGGAAAAACGGACTTGGCCGATGCGGTGCGGACGGCCATAATCAACAAACGTGCGGGAGGAATGGGATTGATCTGTGGACGGAAAGCGTTTCAAAAACCGCTGAAAGAAGGCGTGGAATTATTGAGAATGGTTCAGGAGGTTTATTTAGATCCGGAGATAACGGTTGCGAAATAA